In Cryptomeria japonica chromosome 10, Sugi_1.0, whole genome shotgun sequence, a genomic segment contains:
- the LOC131039441 gene encoding protein WHAT'S THIS FACTOR 1, chloroplastic, whose product MISTMGAFKINKTFLFMQCPNACSFVHTLRISSLKVKWRRDYGMDEAIKNDKRWRLCDKIVREVLKEPGHVIPLRYLEKRRERLHLPYKVQTFLKQYPGLFEMYMDRIKPKTQPVPFLRISDRLAQFLEEEKRIKNDNELLLIDRLKRILMLTQHKCLSVQKLADVKRDFGFPEDLISTLSSKYPNLFRVVHDDDNGLTPPYVQLVSSDLSNANNTPLSAVEMMAQEESHNTPLSAVEMRAQEESLKTGRPYTPAFSVRLPPGMVLKKGMMEWTRNWMECPYISPYVDSTHLDPALPEMEKRTVGVLHEVLSLTVLRRMAVPTLGKFCNDFRLPNAYTKIFTRHPGIFYLCHKGGIETIMLREAYDRADLIDKDPLLLIKEKFCELLKEGREKQAKEKGTEMDSDSSEEGSSVQNGHGIEDMIKDDTKIGDEANTGQKEK is encoded by the coding sequence ATGATCTCAACAATGGGTGCCTTTAAAATCAACAAAACTTTTTTGTTTATGCAGTGCCCAAACGCCTGCAGTTTCGTTCATACATTACGCATCTCATCCCTCAAAGTAAAGTGGAGGAGGGATTATGGAATGGACGAGGCTATAAAGAATGATAAAAGATGGAGGCTTTGTGATAAAATAGTGAGAGAAGTGCTTAAAGAGCCTGGACACGTAATTCCCCTCAGATACCTGGAGAAAAGGAGGGAGAGGTTACATTTGCCTTATAAAGTGCAAACCTTTTTAAAGCAGTATCCTGGTCTATTTGAAATGTACATGGATAGAATCAAACCCAAAACTCAGCCTGTTCCATTTCTGCGCATCAGCGATCGACTGGCTCAATTTTTGGAGGAAGAAAAGAGGATTAAGAATGACAATGAATTACTTCTGATCGATCGGTTGAAAAGGATACTTATGCTCACTCAACACAAATGCCTTAGTGTTCAAAAGCTTGCTGATGTGAAAAGAGACTTTGGTTTTCCGGAAGACCTTATATCCACTTTATCTTCCAAATACCCTAATCTGTTTAGAGTTGTTCATGATGATGACAACGGTCTTACTCCTCCCTATGTGCAACTTGTGTCATCAGACCTTTCCAATGCCAATAACACTCCTCTCTCTGCAGTAGAAATGATGGCACAAGAAGAATCCCATAACACTCCTCTCTCTGCAGTAGAAATGAGGGCACAAGAAGAATCCCTTAAGACTGGGAGACCTTACACTCCTGCTTTTAGTGTCCGCCTCCCACCTGGGATGGTGTTGAAGAAAGGAATGATGGAGTGGACAAGAAACTGGATGGAATGTCCTTATATATCACCTTATGTAGATTCAACACATTTAGATCCGGCTTTACCTGAAATGGAAAAACGAACGGTGGGTGTTTTACATGAAGTACTTTCGCTTACTGTGCTTCGAAGGATGGCAGTTCCAACATTGGGAAAATTCTGTAATGACTTCAGATTGCCAAATGCATATACAAAGATTTTCACAAGACATCCGGGGATCTTTTATTTGTGCCATAAGGGTGGTATCGAAACAATAATGTTGCGAGAGGCATATGACAGGGCAGATTTGATTGATAAAGATCCCTTGCTCCTCATAAAAGAGAAGTTCTGTGAGCTTCTAAAAGAAGGCCGTGAGAAGCAGGCTAAAGAAAAAGGAACTGAAATGGACAGTGATTCTTCAGAAGAAGGAAGCAGTGTACAGAATGGACATGGGATTGAAGATATGATAAAAGATGATACCAAGATCGGTGATGAAGCAAATACTGGTCAGAAAGAAAAGTAA